The genomic region GACTTCAGCTTCAACAGCTCCAcgaccaccacaaccaccacctcctcctccgcCCGCACCAGCTTAGCTCGCTCGAGCCTCACTCTCAGCTTCAACGAGTCCCACTTCTCAACCACAACCCTTCTCCCTCACCCTCACCACACCTCAGACCCACATTGGTCCGCCATTAAAACCATCACCAACCTCTCCTCCGACCACAAGCTCCACCTCAAACACCTCAAACTCCTCAGCCACCTCGGCACAGGAAACCTCGGACGCGTCTTCCTCTGCAACCTTAAACACTTCGAACACCTGAAGTTCGCTCTCAAAGTCATCGACAAAGACTCATTAACCCCCAAAAAACTCTCGCAAGTCCAAATCGAATCCCACATTCTCTCCCTCCTCGACCACcctttcctcccaactctctaTTCCCACTTCGATGTCTCTCACTACACTTGTTTCCTCATCGATTACTGTCCCAACGGCGACCTCCATTCTTTCCTACGTAGACAACCCCATTACCGGCTACCGCTCCAGTCGGTCAAGTTCTTCGCCGCCGAAATCCTGATCGCTTTGGAATATCTACACGCGCTCGGAATCGTGTACCGCGATCTGAAACCGGAAAACGTTTTGCTACGTGAAGATGGCCACGTCATGCTCTCTGACTTTGACTTGTGCTTCAGAGCCCACGTGGCACCCACTTTCGACGAGTCCGAGTTTGTCGCCGAGCCAACGACAGCGTTTTCGAAGTCGTGTGTTGGAACGCACGAGTACTTAG from Castanea sativa cultivar Marrone di Chiusa Pesio chromosome 11, ASM4071231v1 harbors:
- the LOC142615105 gene encoding serine/threonine-protein kinase WAG1-like, with amino-acid sequence MNEDYSLFPSDTDLDFSFNSSTTTTTTTSSSARTSLARSSLTLSFNESHFSTTTLLPHPHHTSDPHWSAIKTITNLSSDHKLHLKHLKLLSHLGTGNLGRVFLCNLKHFEHLKFALKVIDKDSLTPKKLSQVQIESHILSLLDHPFLPTLYSHFDVSHYTCFLIDYCPNGDLHSFLRRQPHYRLPLQSVKFFAAEILIALEYLHALGIVYRDLKPENVLLREDGHVMLSDFDLCFRAHVAPTFDESEFVAEPTTAFSKSCVGTHEYLAPELVSGYGHGNGVDWWAFGIFIYELLYGTTPFKGRNKESTLRNIASSNKEVRFFHVAERESEEGIEEARDLIERLLVKDPRRRVGCTKGATEIKRHPFFDGIKWSLIRNYRAPLPHQQVVRKGKSPHLTHVKRQGGLWPWCKRFGCFLKNNTSKSNSKRNYYHYVDSKNYSKVRKCS